The Metabacillus schmidteae genome has a segment encoding these proteins:
- a CDS encoding amino acid ABC transporter permease, with product MYQQSNTITADMGGWELFINSLLPMITGAIQYTIPLTLISFTGGIILALITAMMRISKSRTLQLPAVVYVSAIRGTPLLVQLFIIFYGLPNLGINLDPFISAIIAFVLNVGAYGSEIMRASILSIQKGQWEAAYTIGMTRWQALYRIILPQAARVSVPPLSNSFVSLVKDTSLASLVLVSELFRKAQEIAARTYDFLLLYVEAALIYWIICFLLSLVQIVIEKRLDRYVAK from the coding sequence TTGGGAGTTATTTATTAACTCTCTTCTTCCTATGATTACAGGTGCAATCCAATACACGATTCCACTTACATTAATATCATTTACAGGTGGAATTATTTTAGCGCTAATCACGGCAATGATGCGGATATCAAAGTCCCGTACCTTACAATTACCTGCAGTTGTGTATGTATCAGCAATCCGAGGTACACCACTGCTAGTGCAATTATTTATCATTTTTTACGGCTTACCTAACTTAGGCATAAATCTTGATCCATTTATTAGTGCCATTATTGCTTTTGTGTTAAATGTAGGTGCGTATGGGTCTGAAATTATGCGGGCTTCTATTTTATCAATTCAAAAAGGTCAATGGGAGGCAGCTTATACGATTGGAATGACAAGATGGCAGGCTCTTTATCGCATCATTCTTCCTCAGGCTGCAAGAGTTTCAGTACCTCCATTATCGAATTCATTTGTTAGTTTAGTAAAAGACACATCACTTGCATCACTTGTGTTGGTCTCTGAATTATTTCGCAAAGCACAGGAAATTGCAGCAAGAACATATGACTTTCTACTTTTATATGTTGAAGCAGCTCTTATCTATTGGATCATTTGCTTTTTGTTGTCACTCGTTCAAATTGTCATTGAAAAACGACTGGATCGTTATGTTGCAAAATAA